The Dermacentor andersoni chromosome 1, qqDerAnde1_hic_scaffold, whole genome shotgun sequence genomic interval cagaataacgtccggttggctaccctacaaaaCCAAAATGTGGGCAAGATAAAGGAATGTATTGTTGAATTCATGCTTTGTATTCATTATATTGGGCTCGAAGTTATTCACATCTAAGATATCGTGATCATCAGGATACAGTCGTATAtaggggggacggggggggggggaatacccTTACATGAGGATATACGAGTACTTTGCTGCGTATTGCCaagtattaagaggaagctttagcccgcGAGAGCTCCTATCAAAATACACGTGGAAGGAGAATTTGTTTTCTCGGGAACCACTGCGCCAGATTTGTTGCATATTAAAACATAGTGACTGCTGATTTCGAATTTTCATTTAGATCGTCAATTTTAatgaaaaattgacaaaaatcgcaaattttcagaaaacgagactatcaagtttacaactctaaattagcaatgaaaaatgagatcacaattctgtgaattacgACTAATAGGAGATCTAAAGCGTacgaaattgatatgttgcacCTGAATCTCAAAAAACTTAGTAACATGAAAATAGAGCTtttacagaacccttgtacacaacgtaacgaatccACGTAagatatttttcttatttcttattttcttatttattttcttaaagtgtCCAAGAACAGCGCccaagatataaattgacatatcgaatttgtccactttggatgatctgatcgatgccgtttacagaaccgtattatgtgttcttgattcagagctattaatttgtaaacttcgtgcttctattttttttttcgaactttcaaattttttcaatactcttttaacaaaattcagactCTATATCcgaattctgcttccaacagtcactataacttaactttctatctcaaatgtaacaaagttcattaaaatcgatcctggggttatctcataaaagcgtttctgcgtttcacatgtatttgaataggccgcgttggagtttggccgcagctaaagcttcctcttaatgcgaaagcattatacagggtgtcccagctaactttagccagagtttaaaaatatgccgatgcactctaggacaagcgaccaaatgcatgttgctgactattctATGGAGTAAGTCATACTTTTTTTTGTAATCTGTTTAATTTAATCATTAGTCTATATTGATTAACCAACTTCTAAAGCAACGAAATTAGGCAAAAAAATTCctatgagaaagttgtagagcgctttgaaAAACGTCCAAGTAAACAGTTTcgaactttctatctattaggtattagtgCTTTTCCGCTTACTTCAGATGCCCGTGAAATAccaaaaaataccatgtgactttcccgcttgcgcgtcgtgactgcagcgctcccaaacatttctcgtacaaacgaacatagcatctagcagggtaattaaaaaaaattgaaagccaACAGGGCAGGGGCGCAGgagttggctgtgcgatttacgccaccgatgtgcatccctcgcggcggttcatgatagcgataagcaggcgcagcggcagcacacccggcgGAATGCTACGTTCGTTTCTACGCGGAGGGCTTGGGAGCGCTGCAATGACGGTgcgcaagcggacatgtcacgtggtattttttgtgTTTCGCGGGCATCTGTGgaaagcggaaaaacactaatgcctaatagatagaaaattaggaactgtttaatcggacgttttgcaaagcgctctaaaactttctaattggaatttcttacctaacttcgttgctgctgaagttgcttaattaatcttgactaattatggaATTAAACAGAATTTTAAGAAATCGTGTAACctactccatacaatagtcagcaacatgcatttggtcgcgtcgccttagatggcatcggcatatttttgaactctggctgaagttagctgggacatccggTATATCCCATGAgtcagaaaagccggcgttgtagGCGAGTGGTACCGAAAATCATCATCACATTATGTGACGCCATCAGCCTTTTGTATGGCGTCAGTATCAATACAAAAGATAGTAAATGGTATGACAACGTTAATTATCAGTAATTATTGGTAATTCAAGTGAAAATTAAaattaataaattaaattatggtgttttacgtgccaaaactactttctaataatgaggcacgccgtagcgggggactccggtcatttagaccacctggggttttttaacgtgcacctaaatctaagtacacgggtgttttcgcacttcgcccccatcgaaatgcggccgccgtggccgggattcgatcccgcgacctcctgatTAGCGGTAATTAAAGTGAGTTGAAATGAATTGAGGTGAATTAtagtaaagtgaattaaagttacaacaagttagagtaaggtgacttcAGGTGAAGTAAATTAAGttgaagtgaatgaaggtgaattaaacgGGATTAAAGCAGATTAAGGTGAGTCAAGGTGGATTAAGATTGGTACAGATTAGAGAAAGATGGTTAAGGCGGAATAATGTGGAATTAGGTTGATTAAGGTAATTAAAGtagattaagctggattaaggttggtacaaattaaagtaaggttgattaaggtggaataaagtgtattaaggtggaataaagtaGGTCAAGGTTaaataaagtggattaaggttggtacaaattatatctaggtggattatggtggattaaagtgagttaatgtgaattaaggtggattgtGGATACAAATTGGAGCAAGGTGGAATAAGGTAGAGCTGTGAAGGAcatgtgacaatgtatgacgtcacgtatcatggtAACTTGATAAATGGATGTGGATTCCGGCGTGCTCatgtatgacgtcacgtcacgtgtcAAGTCATGACACGTGATACGacataacgctttcgcattcaagtcacgtaaggatacttaagtgactgtcaatatTTACATATTTTTTAGAATCCTTGTCAAAGACAGCTAAATTTCAGCTATCGACACAGACTTACGGAGGTTTCTTTTCGTAAGGAATGTTTGTCATTGTCTGTGCCCGTCCCAATGGACCGTTCTTTCACATGGGCGACTTTACGAGTCTGAGATACTGTTGGTGTGAGGAGCTTGGAGCActaaatatttttattgcatgAGATAACTGCTTATAATTTGTGAAACAGCGGAGCTCCACTTTGACTACTTTGTCAGACTGCTGTCGATTGCTGGTCGATGTTGCTACTGCTTATAATGTCGGGTGATATTGAAGAAAACCCTGGGCCAACAACCGCCCAGCTATTGCAGATGATACTAGATAACCAGACTGCGGCTGATAGTGGTTTGAATGACATCAAGGTTCAAATTTGCGAACTGAATGCAAAGATAAACAAAGTATCTAATGCACTAGATGGTATCCAGGAAATAAAAGCCAGAATAGATTCTCTTGAGGATACCGTGCGGTTACAGGCCGAAAAGCTGGTCGAGTACGAAAACAGGAGCAGACGCAACAATATTCTCGTTTTTGGTGTCGAAGAAAGTGCCTCTGAAACAGACAGTGATTTGAAAAAAGTAGTCATGGAAGAGGTATTTCAGGACAAGTTCGGCATCGACGTAAAGACGATAGAAAGAATACATCGCCTAGGCAGGATTAAAGACGGAAAAAGGAGGCCGGTTGTCATGAGATTCTATGACTATAAGGAAAAGGAGCACGTGATGAAAAACTGCTACAAACTGAAGGGATCCTCCTACTCAGTCAGCAATGACTATGCACCAGAAACGGTGGAAATTCGAAAGAAGTTATGGGGAAGTGCTGCTTCGGAAAGAGCTAATGGGGTGAAGGTTTCACTGATCCATGAAAAACTGAAAATAAAAGACAAGTGGTACACTTGGGACCAAGCACGAGGACAACGTCGGGAGATAGTGCAAAGCAGGGACAAAGCTGCCCGAAAATTGCACTGCTTCTCTGCAACTACTGCTTCGGAGGGCGCTTCTAATTCTAAGCAGCACGCATAGCTACGTCTTCTTTTGTTGAATGCACGGAGTATTGCAAATAAGATCACAGAACTTGAATCTATATTACTCTCTCATAATCCACACGTAGTTATTATTACAGAGACGTGGTTGAATAGTTTAGTTCCCGATGACTGTGTTGTTCCTCCAGGGTATAAAATATTCCGATGGGATAGGGGCTCAAGAGGTGGGGGCGTAGCTGTAGCTGTGAAATCATCAGTTAGGGCAGAAAGAATAGACTGTAGTCTTTCAGAAGCAGTGTGGTGCAAAATCTTATTAAATGGCGTTGCGTTCGTAGTGGGAGGCATATACAGGGCCCCTGCTACCACGCCTGAGTTCCTGGACGAATTAAACGCTTTTTTGTGCACTCAGTTGAATAATAATACAAGGCTAATaatgactggagattttaattTACCCCACATAAACTGGAAAACTCTCTCGCCCGGACATACGGAAGTTTCGAGTGCTGAAAAACTACTGGAAATTATGATTTATCATAATTTACGGCAAATTGTTGAAGAAAATACACGAGAAACTTTATATTCTAAGTCATTGTTAGACCTTGTGTTCCTATCTTGCAAAATAGCTGCTAATAGTGTAGCGGTTGAACCAGGAATATCGGACCACAAAATGATATCTGTCGATATACCAATCGATATACCCAGTCGCCGGCGGTTACCTGCTTTTAAACTTATAAACGACTACGCACGGGCAGACGATACAACAATAGTAGATAACTTAAGTCTATCATTTAGTGAATTTGAACTTGCGTCATCTAGTGAATCTGTAGAAGAATTGTGGCAACGTTTCAAGGGAATCGTCAAGCAGTGCGTAGATAAATTTATTCCTACCCGCATGAAAAAAACAAAGCAGCATAGCCCATGGATAACTCGGGAAATAATACACTTAAAACGCAGAATAAAACGATTacgcaaaaataaacaaaacccAGCCCAGGTGTGCAATTTCCGTGCTCAACTAAAATTAGCGTTACGGCAATCTAAGGAAAAGTACTTTAACATAACGCTTCCTGGGTTCCTGAGATCTTCGCCACAAAAGTTTTGGATGCACttaagggataaaaaagaagAGATACACCAGATAAAAAGCGGATCTCAAATGATCACGGAAAAGACGCAAATAGCAGACTGCTTCAACTTATTCTTCCAGTCAGTATTTACAAAGACGAGAACAGAGCAAGGAAACAATGAGCGCAGTGAATTGGGCGCCTGCGCAATGCGCCCACTAGAAATCACTCAGGCTGGCATATTTCAGCAATTGCTTACGCTTGATGCCAAGAAAGCAAGCGGGCCAGACGGGATCCCAAGTGAATTTTTACGGCGATATGCTGAATGGGTGTCATTTTACTTAACTATAATCTTTAGAAAATCTTTGGAAACCAGTTCACTACCTCAAGATTGGCGTAGCGGTGTTGTGATTCCTGTTTTTAAATCCGGCAGTCGAAATCAAGTTAGCAACTATCGTCCCATATCGCTTACTTCTGTGACTTGTAAACTTATAGAGCATGCAGTAGCAAAGCATATCATTCTTTTCCTTGAAgctaataactttttcttttcgtcaCAACATGGATTTCGAAGCGGATTATCCACTATATCGCAACTCATTGAGACGGTTCATGATTTTTATCTAGCTTTGGATGCCTGCGAACAAATtgacgtcatctgcatagatttcgcaaaggcctttgataaggtaCCGCATGGTAAATTGCTTTTTAAAATCCAGAACGCAGGTATTGCTCCAGACGTTGTGAACTGGATTGCAGCCTATTTGAGTGGTCGTGTACAATCCGTCCGGATTGAAAACATCATGTCTAATCCACTAGAAGTATTGTCTGGGGTTCCACAAGGGTCGGTATTGGGGCCGCTATTGTTCTtgatttacatcaatgatatttccagtgttctggaatcacctgttaaaatgaaactttttgcctACGATGGTTTGCTTTATACAACTGTGGCAGATAAAACCGACCAAAGGAAAATTAATCGGTGCCTCCAAGGTTTACATGACTGGTGCATAAAATGGGGAATGGAAATAAATTATTCGAAATCGACGTTTGCTCatataacaagaaagaaaaatgtgcctTCCTTTGACTATAAAATTGGTGATAACTCTTTGTTGAATGTACGTAGCTTTAGGTACTTAGGAGTGATCATTAATCACGACTTATGCTGGCGCCACCAAGTGGAGGAGGTCTGCTCTAGGGCTTACAGGAAACTGTTCTTCTTGAGAAAAAAGTTGCAGCATGCACCAACACATTTGAAGCTGACTGCGTACAAAACCTTTGTTCGCTCGGTTTTGGAGTACGCCTCCCCAGTTTGGAGCCCTCACCAACTCTACTTGCGAGATAAActcgaaaaaattcagagaaccgCGGTGCGTTTTGTTTGTTCGCGTTATAGGAGAGCCGATTCTGTAACACACATGTTGAAATGTTGTGACTTGGAACTGCTAGAAACACGACGAGAAAAACAacgaatgaaattatttttccagATAACCAGAAATCAAAtaagaataaacaaagaaacatacaTTCGACCCCCTTTCAAACACAGTGCGCGTTTAAACCACAGTGCTAGTGTACAGCCTTATAAAACACGCATTGATGGTTTTGAATACTCGTTCTTTCCTTCGTCTATTAATatatggaatggccttccggacTGCACTGTAACAGCACAAAATGTTAACGAATTTTGTAGTCTATTAGAATTGTATTATAGGCAACGGGATAATTGAgacctgatcatgcttactgtTATGCTGTGTATGTTTGTTCATCCTGCCAGTAACTTGTGTTTGACAATGATGTATAACGTTGTATTGTCAATGTTGaaatttcaatttttatttttttcctctcctgtaatggccctcaagtgagggctacagtatccctaaataaataaaaataaataaaataaaaatataactTTTTTTCCAATCAAACATATGCAGGGGCGGAAGGATCCACTGACTGCGACTACGGACACCGGTTTTCACAGCATCGACTTTAGAGTTGGGATATGCCTGCCTTCACTGTGCTCACACTCTGAAATAGATTATTTGTTTAGTTCAAGTAAGGGCATTTCTTGCTATACTGTTATTTTGCATGTCCACGCACTTCAGCATGATTATTCCTCCACAATCGCCGAGATATAAATACAGTTATGACTAGAATGCCTGCTGTTTTAGTTTCTAATGCTGCACCACATTGTTCATAGAGACTTTCGAGTTAAAGCATTACTATAGGGCGTcccattttcatttatttctgcTGTCAGAAATTCCCACCCTGAAGACGGCACTATGTATACCGCGTTTCGCGAACGGGGCCTGCAGTGCAACAGAAAAGACGGGGACGCCGCGCCATGTTCTCGTCTTTTTTGCCATCTTGTGTGCTCTTTGCACAAGATGACAAAGTGACGCTGTGTGCTGTTTACACTCTATCATAATGCCGTATCAACCAACTTATCATTCCGTCCTTCTAAAAGCGAGGTTATTCTCCGTCCACACAGACAATCCAGCGCTTAAGCAAGCTTGCACAGTTCTTGAAAGATGTGATATAATGCTATCCCCTTATGACAAAATTTCTTGTGGCGAACTGCGCAGTCTACCTATATAGGAGAGTCATGCAGTATGGAATTTTCAAAATGTAGGCAGTGATTGAGGAGTGATTTGTCAGTGACATTTCGTATCCAAAGGACAAATTCTAGCTGATGAAAGGGCGTTTTCTTAAAAAACCGGGTCGccggtttttttatttttcttccatgAATACGcattggtgctgtgtttcagtAGGTGAAggtgagagagagcgagagaggcaaacgaaagacagggaggttaaccagagattatctccgggtGGCTACTTTGTATTGGGGGAGGGGCAAatggatgcgataggtgagagagaaaaaaataattaagaaaaccacacacacacacacacgcacacgcacgcacacacacacgagacAGAAGTAATTCTGAATTGGGTTTGGCGGCTCCTAATATGCAAGCTTGGCAACCACACTAACAAGGTTACGCAACTTGTGAAATACTATGTACTTGTCTTTAGCGAACGTAAAGGCGCAAGAAAGGGGTCTGTGTTTGTAATTAGGGCACTCGTGCGATAGTTTAATGGCCCAGAGTTTAATGGACAAATATTCAAAATCGTAGCTCGCTGGGAGTGTCGAACACTGCATGCTTCACGTAAAAAAGGTAAAGAAGGAAACAGCACTTTATGACACACGTCGATGTTAGcgtgcgattaaaaaaaaaacattacatatATTATGCATTATTTCAGTACAAGAACGTTAACTCTGGCTTTATGTGCGATTTTGTCAAACTATGTCGCATAATTGAGAAATTATGCCCACTTCACCAAAGCTACAATTTTTACTGTAATTAATATGTGTGTAGCTACGGGCATGCGTGCTCAAAGCGTGTAGGACGCACTGATCACTGCTCGGGATCATCGCTCTGTTCTTCTCCTCTAAATCCCCAGTTATGAAGTTATACGGAGTGAATGCCACGGTTCGAGGGTGCAGAACTGATGAT includes:
- the LOC140215472 gene encoding uncharacterized protein — its product is MLLLLIMSGDIEENPGPTTAQLLQMILDNQTAADSGLNDIKVQICELNAKINKVSNALDGIQEIKARIDSLEDTVRLQAEKLVEYENRSRRNNILVFGVEESASETDSDLKKVVMEEVFQDKFGIDVKTIERIHRLGRIKDGKRRPVVMRFYDYKEKEHVMKNCYKLKGSSYSVSNDYAPETVEIRKKLWGSAASERANGVKVSLIHEKLKIKDKWYTWDQARGQRREIVQSRDKAARKLHCFSATTASEGASNSKQHA